From Vibrio splendidus, a single genomic window includes:
- the uspE gene encoding universal stress protein UspE: MSIYNKILVVADINHDEQPALVRAIQLAKKSTSTSHITFFLSIYDFSYEMTSMLSVDERDAMRKGVIHQREIWMNKVAAPYLDDSIEFNVQVVWHNRPYEAIIAEVYSGEHDILIKGTRKHDTLESVIFTPTDWHLLRKCPSPVLLVKNDFWPEHAKIYASVHVGSETEAHLELNDTMVDRLLEITGRLDAEPFLVNAYPVTPANITIELPEFDPTSYTDAVRGHHLTAMKALRQKHGMCEEQTVVEQGLPEDVIPRVASEHNAAMVILGTTGRTGLSAVFIGNTAEHVIDKINCDVLALKPSGYVSPLDPNLSK; the protein is encoded by the coding sequence ATGAGTATCTATAACAAAATTTTAGTTGTCGCAGACATTAATCACGATGAGCAACCTGCTCTAGTTCGTGCTATCCAACTTGCCAAGAAAAGCACTTCAACAAGCCACATCACTTTCTTTTTGTCGATCTACGACTTCTCGTATGAAATGACATCTATGCTCTCTGTCGATGAGAGAGACGCAATGCGCAAAGGCGTAATTCATCAGCGTGAAATTTGGATGAATAAGGTTGCTGCTCCTTACCTTGATGATTCTATTGAATTTAACGTACAAGTGGTTTGGCATAATCGCCCGTATGAAGCGATCATTGCTGAGGTTTACAGTGGCGAGCATGACATTTTGATCAAAGGCACGCGTAAGCACGATACCTTAGAATCGGTCATCTTTACTCCAACCGACTGGCACCTATTAAGAAAGTGCCCTAGCCCAGTGCTGTTGGTTAAAAATGATTTCTGGCCAGAACACGCGAAGATCTACGCTTCCGTTCATGTTGGCTCTGAAACAGAAGCTCACTTAGAGCTCAATGATACGATGGTCGACAGATTACTTGAGATCACTGGTCGTTTGGATGCTGAACCGTTCTTGGTGAACGCCTACCCGGTGACACCTGCGAATATCACAATCGAATTGCCAGAGTTTGACCCAACCTCTTATACTGATGCGGTTCGTGGCCATCACTTAACCGCGATGAAAGCACTACGCCAGAAACACGGTATGTGTGAAGAGCAAACCGTGGTTGAGCAAGGCTTGCCTGAAGATGTTATTCCTCGTGTAGCGTCTGAACACAATGCGGCTATGGTTATCCTTGGTACAACTGGTCGTACTGGCTTGTCTGCCGTGTTTATCGGCAATACTGCGGAACATGTCATCGATAAGATTAACTGCGATGTACTGGCTCTTAAACCGTCAGGTTACGTTAGCCCGCTCGATCCGAACCTGTCTAAATAG